From one Odontesthes bonariensis isolate fOdoBon6 chromosome 14, fOdoBon6.hap1, whole genome shotgun sequence genomic stretch:
- the LOC142398946 gene encoding uncharacterized protein LOC142398946: MFRKSPKERSTSPALTVSKADSDPEDAEEEEKTSDQNNERGRFFSGILKKSNKPADDTSAQENLSASSELSASSDSLSEHNKEKEGIFSGIFRKSPKPAETAQMDQDQQSLAGDLSGSNDNLAETHSKEKGFFSGILRKSPKIIGEGAPEQDKESLQTELSASNENLSEKSETKEKGNIFSSMFRKSPKLSEGPRLKEENLLAHKDVSGSSDSLSDAASTKEKKSQDDELSGSSDGLADNNTKVSRFILHP, encoded by the exons ATGTTCAGGAAATCACCCAAAGAGAGATCAACTTCTCCAGCCCTGACG GTCAGTAAAGCAGACAGTGATCCTGAAGAtgcagaagaagaggagaaaacatCTGACCAAAACAAT GAAAGAGGGCGCTTCTTCTCCGGCATCCTTAAAAAGTCCAACAAGCCTGCAGATGACACATCTGCACAG GAGAATCTGAGTGCGTCCAGTGAGCTGTCCGCCAGCAGCGACAGTCTGTCCGAGCACAACAAG gaaaaagaAGGAATATTCAGCGGGATATTCAGGAAGTCGCCGAAGCCAGCGGAAACTGCTCAAATGGATCAG GACCAGCAGTCGCTTGCTGGCGATCTGTCCGGCAGTAATGACAATCTGGCTGAGACTCACTCAAAG GAAAAAGGATTTTTTAGCGGGATCCTCCGCAAATCGCCCAAGATCATTGGAGAGGGAGCACCTGAGCAG GATAAAGAATCGCTGCAGACTGAGTTGTCAGCCAGCAATGAGAATCTGTCTGAGAAGAGCGAGACAAAA gaaaAAGGAAACATATTCAGCTCGATGTTCAGGAAATCTCCAAAACTGTCTGAAGGCCCCCGACTGAAGGAG GAGAATCTGCTGGCACATAAAGACGTTTCAGGCAGCAGTGACAGTCTGTCTGATGCCGCCAGCACAAAG GAGAAGAAGTCACAAGACGATGAGCTCTCGGGCAGCAGCGACGGTCTGGCTGACAACAACACCAAAGTGAGTCGTTTTATTCTTCATCCATAA